A window of Aquila chrysaetos chrysaetos unplaced genomic scaffold, bAquChr1.4, whole genome shotgun sequence genomic DNA:
TGCTTTCTACCCAATGGAGCCTCATATTAcatactttctttctttttgcagcaATTTCTGCGGCgcttaaatttaatttacaacaTCTGCGAGGTCTGGTACAGTTCGCAAGCTAAATATAACTTCCTGCGACAAAGCCAATGTCCATTATGATGGGGTTCCACCTCCCAGCCGAATAAAATCTTGCtggcgccccccccccccccccccccacccgaCGCTACTCGCGCGTCCGTCCCTCCCCATGTGGACACCCCCTCAACACCGAAATGGTAGATTTTTCCTTCGTTTCCTTTTTACAGTATATCTACCGACGCTCGATGGACTAGACAGacagccggggctgggggggggggggatactGGTGACCGTGGTGTTCAAGACGAAACACAAGATGGTAGGGAGCCTATCGTCCTGTTCAAGGCGCTGAGCCTGCCGGGAGACGGATAACAACATGGGAGCAGAACACTAGCGCCCCTCTGAGAGttcccattttttctttctttcgaCCACTATTACTCCCCACTTGGTGGGGAGGGTTGTCAACCGTTCCCGAGGCACTGTCAATACCGGACGATTCGCGAGCGGAGGTAGTCATCTCCGGGTCCAACTCCCGAACCCAAATCCGTTTATATAAGTCCCTCTCATCGAGGACGTAATCAGAtttaaactgaataaaaagaacagataCTACACTTGAGGGTCTAGCCAAAGGCCGAGAGCTATAACTCCAAACCCATACCCACCACCCCGGCCCCACCGACCCCCGCTCTCACCCACACATCTCCCTCTCACGCCCTCTGCCACGCAACTGACCTCTCTCGTCCCTCTTTTCGATCATTTCCTTCTCCCCGCCAATCGTCTCTCCTCGCACGTCCCGCCCGCATTTTCGGGACAGCAGACCCCCCGAGAGAACCCCGGGAACCTCCTCACCGGGGGACTCCTCCGCCGTCCCCTTGGAGCCCCTGGGTGCCCAAATTTGCGTATCCTCCCCGCCTCTGGCTCCTGCACACGCCCCCCGTCTCCGTTTTCCCCGCGGCCAACCCGATGGCTTGCTTCGCACGGCAATTTTCATtcgccccgccccctcccctcccggtCAAACACCGAGGCTATTCGCATGGGTCCGCGCTAAACATTTTGCAGACGCCAGGGTAGCGGCGCTCTCATTGCCCTCTGTTCGCTCCGCCCCCGCGcccggccccctccctccccgccgcgggaGAACCGGCGGCAAAACCGACCTCCGTCGGGCCGATCGCTGCCCGCCCGGCGGGGCGTCCGCGCCGGAGACCCAGAGTGAGGGAGCGGAGCGCCGTGTTGGCGGGGGCTTAGGGTGGCTCGGCCCGATCCGGGTCGGGGGTAGGGCGATTCGGGTGCGGGGAGCGGTGCCGGGGGGATCCGGGCAAGCAGGCCCGTGGTTACCGAAAGAGAAAGTAACCCCGAAACACAACGAACGTGTTTAGCGAGGAGCCATTGCTTCACTCTGCACAGCGGCAAGGTGGATGATTCCCACAAATCGAGCACACCCTGCGGTTAAACAGCAATTTATAGAGTTTTAGCTTCACCCCAACTGGTCCCAAAGTCCTTCCCCGAAACCGTGACTGGTATCGCTTATCTTCCACCATTTCTCTTGGTGTAATGAACGGTTTAACTTTGGTTTCagaaatcgcatgtggaggtagggatattcttcacttacaCTTAAGACCAtagtaccgatgattagcatatgtagagagacgtttacagagcaatgaatgggacttgagtccTACCCTAAGAACAGCTGAGAAGACTTCGCCTCTCATCCCAACAacaccagaaggcaaattaacACCATTAACACCTGATGCAAAGATCCCGAAGATACAAGCCAGCCGTCCGTACCAgagactaaaaagactgtataaataaagaggctcttcccctgtttgggcgCGAGCTTGTGGCCCGGAGCACTGTCTCCTTCCCCGCAAAAAAAAGCCCAGcgctgtttttctctttaatcgCTTGCTAATacatttgatcttttatttaatacaaattggctcctccaatttgtcacgagcgtctatcCCTTGGctaaaggtttttttctccgCTTCGAATTAAAAGTGcggtgttcttttattctacagcgcATGCTCAGGAGGGTGGGTGGGGGCGGTGTTGTGTAATCTTTTCGGTCTTGATTGAGTGGTGGTCGCgatctccccccctccccctccgGCCTTTCCTTTCCCCTAGCTCCCTGCTGCTTTGGCAATCACCGGTGTCCTTCCGGGGCATgatgtttcctttctctgccgTCTATAGCTCCTTTTTCAAGGGTATATTGGCTGGGCTGGCAAAGCCTGCCTCGTTTATGCAGAGTACCGACCTACGTAGTGGAAACTCTTGGGCAACGGGTCCCTTCCCTGCCCGGTCCCACTCATCGCGTTTAACAACTCAAAAGTGAGCCTCCCAACGTTCCGCCGTACGTGAGCGTTCTTGAACAGAAGGGGGTATGAAAAGTCAACGAGAACAAACAGCCGCTCTGGCTTTTGTTACCCCACTATCCGTTCCCCCCGGTGGTGTGGTGGGGTAAGCATAGGCTGTGGCAACCGTCCGATAGCACTGCCATACCGGTACGATGCTGCGCGTATCGGATGGAGGTCAACTCCCGTGTCCAACTCCGAACCCCAAAATCCGTTTAATATAAAGTCCTCTCATCGAGGGACGTATCAGATATTAAACTGATAAGAACAGATACTACACTTGATCTTAGCCAAAAGGCCGAGAAGCGATAACTCCACCCCTCCCACCACCCCGGCCCCACCGACCCCCGCTCTCACACAGCTCACGCTCACGCCCTACTGCCACGCACTGACCTCTCTCGTCCCTCTTCGATCATTTTCCCCGCAGCCGTCTCGCACGTCCCGCCCGCATTTTCGGGACAGCGACCCCCGAGAGACCCCGGGAACCTCCTCAGCCGGGACTCCCGCCGGCCCGTTCGGCCACTGCTCCTTTGCTTTACATGTTCCCGCCCCTAGTAGGCGGGGCCGGACGGGAGGGGCGCGCAGCCCGGCGGGCGCGGCCATGTCGGAGCGGGAGGAACGGCGGTTCGTGGAGCTGCCCGCGGAGTCGGTGCGGTTGATGGCGGAGAGCACCGGGTTGGAACTCAGCGATGAGGTAGCAGCGTTGTTGGCCGAGGACGTCTGCTACCGGCTGCGGGAAGCCACGCAGGTACGGCCGGCCAGGCGGCCCGGTCCCGGCCTTGgtcccagtccctgccctggTCCTTGTCTTGGTCTCGGTCCCAGTCCCGGTCCCGGTGACGGTGCCGCCCCCGCAGAACAGCTCCCAGTTCATGAAACACACACGGCGACGCAAACTCACCGTGGAAGACTTCAACCGGGGCGCTGCGCTGGAGCAATGTTGAGGTGCAGTGGCTGGGGgctggatttgggggggggggtcccctgcTGCATCCCTGTGGGGACCAGGACCGGGGGGGGACACCcggctgccgccccccccccccccccccccggtgacTGGGGACACTGGTGGGGCTGCGTCCCGACCACCGGGCCCAGCAGCACGTATCGGTGCTAGGGGTCGGGGTCCCCGTGGGTCGGTGTGTCCCTGGAGGGGGGCAGTAATGGTTTGGGGGGGGCAGGAATGCCACCACAGTGTCTGTCCCCCGCCAGGCGGTGTGTGGATATGGCTCCCAGGACGCGCTGCCATTCCGGGCCATCAAGGAGGGTGAGCTGTACTTCCAGGAGGACCGGGAGGTCAACCTGGTGGATCTGGCCCTGGCCACCAACATCCCCAAGGGCTGCGCTGAGACGGCCGTGCGAGGTGAGGGgctccctcccccccctccccccgcccccccacaCCCGCAGCATCCCTCTCCTGCCTGACCCCGGCacaggcagggcgcaggcaaGGTGCTCATCACCACCACCACGTTCTCTTGTAGTCCATGTCTCCTACCTGGATGGAAAAGGCAACCTGGAACCACAGGGAGCTGGTATGGAGCGATGGGGGTGATgccaggttggggggggggctcgtcCTCCCCACCGCGGGGCCAGGGCCAGACCTTGGGGTGACATTCGCCCCTCCGCCATAGTGCCCAGCGCCGTCTCCACGCTGACCGACGACCTGCTCAAGTACTACCAGCACGTCACCCGGGCGGTGTTGGGCGACGACCCTCAGCTGATGAGGtggggtggggcagggggggccccccccaccccatcctgAGCACACCTGAGTGgggctgaccccccccccccgccgctgtGGCTGGCATCCTCACCCGCAGGTAGCcctgcaggacctgcagaccaaTTCCAAGATTGCCGCTCTCCTGCCCTACTTCGTCTACGTGGTCAGCGGGGTGAGCGCAGGCAACGGGATGGGATCGGGGGGGGTCTCCGGGCCTGTGCCAAGGTTGGGTTGGGgggcagctccctgctgaaCCCAGTCCTGACGCCTTGCCGGCAGGTGAAATCAGTGAGTCACGACCTGGAGCAGCTGAACCGGCTGTTACACATCGCCCGCAGCCTGATCCAGAACCCCTTCCTCTGCTTGGGCTCCTACGTCCGCAGCCTGATCGCCAGCGTCATGTACTGCGCGCTGGAGCCGCTGGCCGCCTCCATCAACCCCCTCAACGACCACTGGACCCTGCGCGACTACGCCGCCATGCTGCTCAGCCGCATCTTCTGGTGAGGGGACGCTCCTTggggcatggggaggggggacgTCCCGCCGCAGCAGGGTCTGCAGCGTCCGCCCTGTTGCCCGCAGGACCCACGGCGACCTGGTGAGCGGCCTCTACCATCAAATCCTGCTCTCGCTCCAGAAAGTGCTAGCCGATCCCGTGCGTCCCCTCTGCTCTCACTACGGCGCGGTGGTGGGGCTGCACGCCCTGGGCTGGAAGGTGAGGGAGAAGCGGGCCATGCCGTCCCACCGTAGCCCCCGACCGCTCCGCGCTGCTGCCTCCCtgtccgtctgtctgtctgtcttctccGCAGGCGGTGGAGCGGGTGCTTtacccccacctccccacctaTTGGGCCAACCTGCAGGCCGTGCTGGACGACTACTCGGTCTCCAATGCCCAGGTCAAGGCTGATGGGCACAAGGTCTACGGTGCCATCTTGGTAAGCGGCTtggccgggctggggggggggccggttGGGTAAGGGGCACACACGGCTCCCCGTTGCCAGCACTGTTCCCCCCCTTCTCCAGGTGGCTGTCGAGCGCTTGCTGAAGATGAAGGCGCAGCAGGCGCCCCACCCCGGCATCTGGGGCCGGCCCGCGGCAGGAGGGCTCCCCACGGCACAGCCCCAAGCAGGACCCCCCAGCCGAGGCGGGTTTCGGCCTCGGCCGGCCTCTGCTACAGCTGGGGGGCAGCAGCGGAGGCCCACCCTCGGGTACGGCATGCCCCCGTTGCCGCCCCGCCCTCATCCTCTGCCAGATATGGTACCGGAGCTCTACGACTTTTTCGGCGACAGCCTGGCTGCCCGTTTCGGCACCGGTTTGCCGCCGGCCACCCTACCGACCCCCGGCACCCCCGAGGGTGCCCGGAAGGAGCCGCCGGCCTTCGGGGGCGAGGGGGCGGCACGCAAGATGCCACAGCTGACGGCCAACGCCACGGTGAGCCCACGGGAGGAGGAGAGCCCACGGGGAGAGCCCCCGGCCGGCCCGCCCGGCGCTGCATCGCCCGGCTAGCCtggcccggccccgcgggacCCCCCGGCAGCCCGGCCACCGGCCAGGCGCCCGCGACGTCTTCCAGAAAATGCCGCTTCGCGCCTCGCGGTGCCCCGCGGTTCAGTTTCGTCATCGCGGGTCGCCAAGCCGGCCGACGCTGTCAGGGCCGCCTGTTCCAGACCAGCTTCCCGCAGCATCACGGACCCGGTCACATCTCCCGCTATGCCCAAAAACTGCCCATGATCGGCCGCACCACCCGGCCGGCCCGGCGTTGGCCGCGCGCCGAGTactccctccacctcctcctctgagGCGGGTGCTGGGTGCtcacccctccagccccacggGCCGGCTGGCATCGGCCCTGGGCAGCGCCGGGCCGGCGTAACCCCTCGGCACAGGGATCTGCGGGTGCCGCCGGCCCAGAGGTGCTGCCAGCAGTGGCCTGTCACTGTAACGTGTGTCCGGCAGTTAATAAAAAGTTGGCTACTCGGTTCAGAGGGTTTGTAGGTGCCGTGGGGTGGCAGGGCGTTGCAGCCTTGCTGCCAGCATGGCAGGAGATGGACGGTGTCCATCCCTTTGCAGAAAAAGCCGGGGAGGTGTCAGCCGCCAAGGCTCATGCTGCCGAGCGGAGCCAAgaagggctggagcaggttggTGGGTCGTGGCCGTCCAGGTGAAATCCCTTCTGTATCGGCGCTGATGGCATGCCCGTGCCAGgacacaaccccccccccaccccgccaccAGGATGCATCCTGCCTGTCTCCTTGCGCTCCCCCACCGCCGGAGGTGGAGGGTGGGAttgatggatggatggagggaaggagggatggatGCCACCAGCTCCAAGCAGGCTGGAGACAGGATCtgttcttgggggggggggggggggggggatagcCACAGGGCTGAGTGGGGCCACCAACCACCACGGCACACATGACGCCAGAGCAGAGTGACGGCAGCGGCGGTGGCGGCAGGACGGTGCCGCCGCAATGGGGCCACGAAGGAGCCCAGCCCCGTGCTGCCGGGTGGGGTGGGGCGGAGGAGGCCGGGCTGAGCGTGGCGGAGCAGCGGCGGGGGGGAACGGAAGATGGCGGTGTCCGTCCTGCAACTGGTGGAGTTGGCTCTCCATGGAGCTGCCTTCCTCTGTGGGATCGTCTGCGCTTCGGCCCTCACTGTGGCACAGGTAcggggattggggggggggggggagcgagaGGAGGGCACAGCAGCTTCACCCCAATCCCTGTCCTGAGGCTCCCCATGTCCCTCCCGACTCCCCGGGCTGCCCTCGAGGTCTGCGCTGCCGCCCTGGGTGGGCTccatcctgctcctgcctcGGCTGGGTCTGCCCTGGGCCCCCTCCCCAACTCCTATGCCCCCCTATTTGTGGTCACCTGGTGCTATGGGGAGCCAGGATGCAGGCAGGCAACAAGATGgggtgctggaggggggggtgcaggggggggtGGCTGAGCCTCCTGCCcgtcctgcagctcctggcgCTGTCATGTGAGCACAGGAGTCAGCTGAGGCAGTTTGggcttccttcctcctccaacgctcctctcctcttcctcctcctcctcctgctgctccagctcaCCTCACCGGTCTGTCCTGCTGGGGCTGAGCGTGGTTCCCTGTGGGTGACTGGGATGTGACCGAGTGGCAGCTCCCCCTGTCCCATTCCCCCCCTTCAATGGCCTCCTGTTCGCAGGGAGAATTTGGAGGCTGGTGCATCCTCTATGGCACGGTGAGCTGGAATGGGACTGCACTGGTGCCCAAGTCCTTCAGCCACATCTCCCTCTGCTATTTTGTCTCGGCCGTCTCCGTCGTGGTGGCCCTGTACTGCTTCTCGTCGCTCCTCTACGGCATCTACAGCTGCTGCACCAATGAGTCCCAGTGGtgagcttggggggggggggggggggggggggggggggggggggggggggtggcagggctgggggtgccccACGAAGCCCTGTGCCACTGATGCCGTTCCCTTTTTCTTGCAGGGACCGCACCTGGCTCAGCATCACCCTGGTCGTCGCCTTCAtcatcctcttcttcctccttatCGCAGCCTGCATCCTCCGCGTGGGGATGGATGCTCTCTGCACCTCCATCATGCAGACCAAGAGCCTGTCCAGGTAACAACGACcttccctggggtgggggggtctcCCTCTGGCCCCAGGGGGATATGGCCTTCCCAGGGCccccctctttctctccacACCTCAGGCCTGCTcttccctgtcccctgcagctgccaggATGCTGAGCACAAGCCATGGGTGTCCTACAGCCCAACCCGCTTCTACAGCAACCTCTACAGTGCACAGGTGAGCCAGCCAGCGTGCTAAAGCCCCCCCTCCCCTATCTGGGGGTCTGCACAGCCCGGCTGGTGCGCGGGGGGTGAGCGAGGGGGAGCAACTGAAAAGCTGAAGCCCCGCTCCcacagaggagaagggagggagagtctgtctgtctgtcctgggATCGGGTGAGGGACAGCACCCATGCATGGGTTAGGGGGGGTCTGTTGCAAGTAGGGGTGCAGCTGTACCTGCAGGCATGCAGTCGCTGCTACAGCCGCATGTACGGCATCCACGTGGCTACTGCCTCAGTGTCGGGAGGGGCCTTCCCAGGCAGAGAAGTCagtgggtggggtgggggggggtggaggcATCATGGCACAGCTCAaccccctgtgtcccccccacccaacAGGCATCGGCCTGGGTGAACATGTTCCTCTGGTGCCTGCTGACCACCCGGCTGCTGGTCCAGCGACGGAGGGAGGGTCCTCTCCCGCTGTTGCGTCACAACGATCCCGAGTGGAGTGCCGAGACGGAAGCCATTTTCGGGGGACGCCCGATACAGCCCTGAAGGAAGGGGGTAccaggctggggtgggggtgtgggCAGACCTGGGTAAGGAGTGTGGGGTACCCTTCTCCAGGCACCCTATGATGCAAGAGAAGGCAAGGACATCATTagccctgccacccccccgGTCCTGCCCGTGGTGACGAAGGCAGCAGTGCCGAAGGACCCTCTGCCAGCGAGCTGGGTGTTGGGTGGCACCGGCCACCCTCCTCCATCGTCAAGGCTTTTTTGGGTGCTGAGCTTCGTTATTAAAGACAAAGATTTCCTGTAGAGGAGCCTGTGCCTGTACTCGAGTGCTCACGGCTGTAGCCTGGACCGGAGCGGCTGTTGtgggcggaggaggaggaaggaggaaaggggtcACGGCTCGGTTTTTCCGGCAGCGAGGCGGGTGTTCTACAACCGTCCTGTTTGCCGAAAGCACCGCTTTTTCACGCGTGACGCTTCTgctggggggggcgggtggAAAACGCTCTGATGGACCGGAATCACCGAAGtcgaaaaaaaaaccagcacgGAAATACTGAGATCCATCACAACTCGCTCTGTTTTTAACTAGTATAATCCCCCACAGGGTGGGGGGTGTGCACCGTTCCCGGAGGCACTGCAATACCGGGACGATGCGCGGAGCGGAGGGAGCAAGCTCCGGGTCCAACTCCCGAACCCAAAAATCCGTTTAATATAAAGTCCTCTCATCGAGGACGTATCAGATATTAAACTGATAAGAACAGATACTACACTTGATCTTAGCCAAAAGGCCGAGAAGCGATAACTCCACCCCTCCCACCACCCCGGCCCCACCGACCCCCGCT
This region includes:
- the TMEM179B gene encoding transmembrane protein 179B gives rise to the protein MAVSVLQLVELALHGAAFLCGIVCASALTVAQGEFGGWCILYGTVSWNGTALVPKSFSHISLCYFVSAVSVVVALYCFSSLLYGIYSCCTNESQWDRTWLSITLVVAFIILFFLLIAACILRVGMDALCTSIMQTKSLSSCQDAEHKPWVSYSPTRFYSNLYSAQASAWVNMFLWCLLTTRLLVQRRREGPLPLLRHNDPEWSAETEAIFGGRPIQP
- the LOC115338322 gene encoding LOW QUALITY PROTEIN: TAF6-like RNA polymerase II p300/CBP-associated factor-associated factor 65 kDa subunit 6L (The sequence of the model RefSeq protein was modified relative to this genomic sequence to represent the inferred CDS: inserted 2 bases in 1 codon; deleted 2 bases in 2 codons) codes for the protein MSEREERRFVELPAESVRLMAESTGLELSDEVAALLAEDVCYRLREATQNSSQFMKHTRRRKLTVEDFNRALRWSNVEAVCGYGSQDALPFRAIKEGELYFQEDREVNLVDLALATNIPKGCAETAVRVHVSYLDGKGNLEPQGAVPSAVSTLTDDLLKYYQHVTRAVLGDDPQLMRWALQDLQTNSKIAALLPYFVYVVSGVKSVSHDLEQLNRLLHIARSLIQNPFLCLGSYVRSLIASVMYCALEPLAASINPLNDHWTLRDYAAMLLSRIFWTHGDLVSGLYHQILLSLQKVLADPVRPLCSHYGAVVGLHALGWKAVERVLYPHLPTYWANLQAVLDDYSVSNAQVKADGHKVYGAILVAVERLLKMKAQQAPHPGIWGRPAAGGLPTAQPQAGPPSRGGFRPRPASATAGGQQRRPTLGYGMPPLPPRPHPLPDMVPELYDFFGDSLAARFGTGLPPATLPTPGTPEGARKEPPAFGGEGAARKMPQLTANATVSPREEESPRGEPPAGPPGAAXRPASLARPRGTPRQPGHRPGARDVFQKCRFAPRGAPRFSFVIAGRQAGRRCQGRLFQTSFPQHHGPGHISRYAQKLPMIGRTTRPARRWPRAEYSLHLLL